In Necator americanus strain Aroian chromosome IV, whole genome shotgun sequence, the following proteins share a genomic window:
- a CDS encoding hypothetical protein (NECATOR_CHRIV.G17044.T2), with protein sequence MIAHFWYILLVLTAFANYGVLGSCVLECKDFLPSKACRNFEISTKLCSDPTKKDSRQDGQRILHAAYKTSELSRLASLLLIKVGREYGIDALLAVGA encoded by the exons ATGATTGCACATTTCTGGTACATTCTTCTCGTCCTCACTGCTTTTGCAAATTACGGAGTATTAGGCAGTTGTGTGCTG gaaTGTAAAGACTTCTTACCCTCCAAAGCTTgtcgaaattttgaaataagtaCAAAGTTGTGCTCAGATCCTACTAAGAAAG ATTCAAGACAGGACGGTCAAAGGATATTGCATGCAGCTTATAAGACGTCGGAGTTGTCGCGACTTGCATCGCTCCTCTTGATCAAAGTTGGGCGAGAGTATGGCATTGACGCGCTCTTAGCAGTTGGGGCATAG
- a CDS encoding hypothetical protein (NECATOR_CHRIV.G17044.T1): MIAHFWYILLVLTAFANYGVLGSCVLECKDFLPSKACRNFEISTKLCSDPTKKGDAFSICRKTCGLCL, encoded by the exons ATGATTGCACATTTCTGGTACATTCTTCTCGTCCTCACTGCTTTTGCAAATTACGGAGTATTAGGCAGTTGTGTGCTG gaaTGTAAAGACTTCTTACCCTCCAAAGCTTgtcgaaattttgaaataagtaCAAAGTTGTGCTCAGATCCTACTAAGAAAGGTGACGCGTTCTCGATTTGTAGGAAGACATGTGGTCTCTGCTTGTAA
- a CDS encoding hypothetical protein (NECATOR_CHRIV.G17045.T1) has product MTGQFAAQSAMKGLLCCIKHRQNSKRTSRCTRSRCTRSIPDKSSSNLSNPERRVAWLALWRFRTIGCAVGAKPLTI; this is encoded by the exons ATGACCGGTCAATTCGCCGCACAATCAGCTATGAAGGGATTACTTTGCTGTATAAAGCATAGACAAAATTCTA AGAGGACAAGCAGATGTACCAGGTCCCGTTGTACCAGGTCCATTCCAGACAAATCTAGCAGTAATTTATCGAATCCAGAGCGACGGGTTGCTTGGTTGGCTCTGTGGCGGTTCCGAACTATCGGTTGTGCAGTCGGAGCCAAACCTCTTACCATCTGA
- a CDS encoding hypothetical protein (NECATOR_CHRIV.G17045.T2) — protein MTNASPREINKREIEHDEQYNTSEVFLLTDPHPRLLTDLSVLEKGFLSLRGRKMTGQFAAQSAMKGLLCCIKHRQNSKRTSRCTRSRCTRSIPDKSSSNLSNPERRVAWLALWRFRTIGCAVGAKPLTI, from the exons ATGACTAACGCCAGTCCTCGTGAGATAAACAAGCGAGAAATCGAACATGATGAACAATACAATACCTC TGAAGTTTTCCTGCTGACAGACCCCCACCCACGGCTCCTAACGGACTTGTCCGTTCTAG AAAAAGGATTTCTCTCCTTGCGTGGCAGGAAAATGACCGGTCAATTCGCCGCACAATCAGCTATGAAGGGATTACTTTGCTGTATAAAGCATAGACAAAATTCTA AGAGGACAAGCAGATGTACCAGGTCCCGTTGTACCAGGTCCATTCCAGACAAATCTAGCAGTAATTTATCGAATCCAGAGCGACGGGTTGCTTGGTTGGCTCTGTGGCGGTTCCGAACTATCGGTTGTGCAGTCGGAGCCAAACCTCTTACCATCTGA
- a CDS encoding hypothetical protein (NECATOR_CHRIV.G17046.T1), translating into MIARFCYILLVLTAFANYGTLASFMPECKDFFPSQACRNFDRSTRLCSEPTRRGEAFEICRKTCGLCW; encoded by the exons ATGATTGCACGTTTCTGTTACATTCTTCTCGTCCTCACTGCTTTTGCAAACTACGGAACGCTAGCCAGTTTTATGCCG GAATGTAAAGACTTCTTTCCCTCCCAAGCATGTCGAAATTTTGATAGAAGTACAAGGTTGTGCTCAGAACCTACTAGGAGGGGTGAAGCGTTCGAGATTTGTAGGAAGACATGTGGTCTCTGCTGGTAA
- a CDS encoding hypothetical protein (NECATOR_CHRIV.G17047.T1): MSVQFLNLTADDVVRRCSHFLSGEESLNMIHHNVDGFFLYNYSSIRFLTHTVGLSQVSAFLVLDTFRQELPQSVFVMLDENEGRRSTGNIAVEAARITGSGDTHENIRRTANT; the protein is encoded by the exons ATGAGTGTACAGTTCCTCAACCTCACTGCAGACGATGTTGTGCGCCGATGTAGCCATTTTTTGAGCGGTGAAGAGAGTTTAAATATGATCCATCAT aacgtGGATGGATTCTTTTTGTATAATTACAGCTCAATAAGATTTTTGACGCATACAGTTGGATTATCTCAAGTGTCAGCTTTTCTG GTGCTCGACACATTTCGCCAAGAACTTCCACAAAGCGTATTTGTAATGCTTGATGAGAATGAAGGGCGAAGAAGTACAGGAAATATCGCAGTTGAAGCAGCAAGAATTACAGGCAGCGGAGATACTCATGAAAATATAAGGAGAACTGCAaatacttga